From the Raphanus sativus cultivar WK10039 unplaced genomic scaffold, ASM80110v3 Scaffold0475, whole genome shotgun sequence genome, one window contains:
- the LOC108843925 gene encoding E3 ubiquitin-protein ligase MIEL1, whose protein sequence is MEASPNDRLRFGKMGFGCQHYRRRCQIRAPCCNEVFDCRHCHNEFTSTLRNIYDRHELVRQDVKQVICSVCDTEQPVAQICSNCGVNMGEYFCNICKFYDDNTEKQQFHCDDCGICRVGGRENFFHCKKCGSCYATGLRNNHRCVEDSMRHHCPICYEYLFDSLKETTVMKCGHTMHCECYHEMIKRDKFCCPICSRSVIDMSKTWQRMDEEIEATSMPSDYRDKKVWILCNDCNDTTEVYFHIIGQKCGHCRSYNTRAVAPPVLPQ, encoded by the exons ATGGAAGCATCACCCAATGATCGACTTCGTTTTGGCAAGATGGGTTTCGG GTGTCAGCATTACAGGAGGAGATGCCAGATCAGAGCTCCTTGTTGCAACGAAGTCTTCGATTGTCGCCATTGTCATAACGAGTTCACT AGCACTCTGCGCAATATTTACGACCGTCATGAGCTTGTTCGTCAAGACGTTAAACAA gtGATTTGTTCTGTTTGCGATACAGAGCAACCG GTAGCTCAAATATGCTCCAACTGTGGTGTCAACATGGGAGAATACTTTTGCAATATCTGCAAGTTCTATGATGATAAT ACTGAGAAGCAGCAGTTCCATTGTGATGACTGTGGAATCTGCAG AGTTGGTGGACGTGAGAACTTCTTCCATTGCAAGAAATGTg GATCTTGTTATGCGACTGGTCTGCGCAACAACCATCGCTGCGTTGAGGATTCAATGCGACATCACTGCCCCATTTGTTACGAG TATCTCTTTGACTCTCTTAAAGAAACAACAGTGATGAAATGTGGACACACTATGCACTGTGAATGCTACCATGAGATGATCAAGCGTGACAA attttgCTGTCCTATTTGCTCGAGGTCAGTGATTGATATGTCAAAAACATGGCAGAGAATGGATGAAGAG ATTGAAGCCACTTCTATGCCTTCAGATTACCGCGACAAGAAG GTGTGGATACTATGCAACGACTGTAACGACACAACAGAAGTTTATTTCCACATAATAGGACAGAAATGTGGACACTGTAGATCTTACAACACCAGAGCCGTCGCACCTCCTGTTCTTCCTCAATGA